In Desulfovibrio sp. Fe33, the genomic window CCGGGAGTCGTAGCCTCCATCTTGCGCATTCCCTGCCCATGGCCCGCCTTGGGGCGTTTGCCGTGGGCGGGTTCCCACACACCTGCTCCCGAGGCGCGAACCTGAAGCACGGGCCGTCCTCCCCACAGGGAGGGGCGCAGCCAGGCCGCGTTTTCAACGATGTCGCCGGGCCGGGGGACCAGCGGATCGCGGTCCACGGAAACAACGTCGATACCTGTCGCGAAGAGGTCCCCCACGGTCAGGGGATTCGGCAGGTCCCGCAATTTACCGTATTCGATGAACCGGCCGCACCAACCGAAACGGGTCAGGCCCACCGCGGCCAATGCGCCGATGATTCCGTCGTTGGTTCCGCCCAGCCCGAGCAGTTCCACGGAGTGAGCCGAGTGCATGGCCTCGCCTTGGGTCAGTTTGGCGGCTGTGGCTTGCTTACCGAATTCGACGATTTCCGGCGTGACGGCTTCTTCCCGCGCCAGACACAGGCCCGGGTCGCTGCCAGGCGCGCAATGCGTGACGAGATGCCGTGTCGCCAGCTCCAGCAAGGTTTCCGTGGACATGCCGTCGTGCATGTCGATCAGGGCACAGGCCGAGCTGTTGTTGGAGGTGAAGGGGATGTCGCGCAGCCGTGGAAGCTGGTGTCGGACGATGCCCCGCAGGTCGAATCCTTCGGGCAGCAGTTGGGCGAATTCACGTACCAGCCGCCCGGTTCCCATCGGCGAATCGTGATCGTCCGTGTCGTCGAAGCCTAAATATATCAGCATGTCCCTGTCCCTCTCTTATGCCGTTTAAAGCATAATGGCATGGGCTGTGGCGGCAGGCAAGGATTCGGAACCTACGGACGCATTGGCACCAGGAGGATCAGGAAAGGATATGGCGGTAGAGGGCGCGTTCCCAACAGTTTGAAACCAGGAAGGCGGTTTTATGGGCCATGCCCATGGAGCGGAGCCTGCAATAGACGTGCAGGGGGTTCAGGCGGTGTTGCAGGCGCGATCTGAATGAGGTCATGTTCTCTTATCGGTCTGAATTTACCGGAGGGTTAGAGGTCGGGACGGTGTTGACGATGCATAGCCTGGCCAGGACCAGAATGGCGACAGCGCAGACGAATCCGCCCCAGTAGACGGCGGACATGCCGGACAGGGCGTAGAGGCCGCCCATTATCATCGGCGCAATGGTTTGGGCGAGGCGCAGGAGCAGGCCGTTGGCGGCCATGAACGCTCCGCGCTGCTCCATGGGCGCGATGGTGGTCAGCATGGTCATGACGGTGGGGATGTTCAGCCCCTGGGCCAGGCCGAAGCAGATGACGGGCGGGATGGTCATGACGAGCGACGGGGCGTACGGCGTGAGCGCCATGGCCAATCCGTAGAGCACGGCGGCGGTCATGAGCAGGGAACGCTGGCCGAAACGCTGTGTCAGCTTGCCGAGTTGGAAAGAGGCGATGCCCGTGAAGCCCGAGGCGACCAGGAAGACCAGGCCGATGGTTGCGGGCGAGGCCGAGAACCTGTGGTTGAGCAGGATGGGCAGGTAGGTGACCAACGGCCCGTACAGGATGATGAAGGTCAGCAGGGTGGTGGCGAACAGGGCCATGGTCTCGCGCGTCTTCATCCGCCGGAAGGCGTCGGTGAAATATTCCTTGAGGCTGCCGGTCTTCTGGGGCTCGGGGGTGTTCATGAAAAAGAGGATGGACAGCCCGAGGGGAACGGCCAGCAGGGGAAGAAGGAAGGGGTAGTTCCAGCCGAGCAGGGCCAGGAATCCGCCCAGGGCGGGGTATCCGGCCGTGCCCATGGCCAGCACCGAGGCGTTGTACCCCATGGCCTGTCCGCGTTCCTGGCCGTGGTACAGGTCTCCGATCATGGTCGAATAGAGCACGCCCAGCGGAGCCGCGCCCACTCCCTGGAAGAAACGCAGGATCAGGAGCTGCTGCATGGTCTGGGCGAAGAAACAGGCGAAGCCGAAGCCGCTGAATATGAACAGCGAAGGCACCAGCAGCACCTTGCGGCCCATGCGGTCGGCCAGGATGCCGACAAGCGGGGAGAAGAGCACCCCCGGGAGGGTGAACGCGGAAATGACCAGGCCTATCTGCACCGGCCCGAGGTGGAGGCCCTTCATGATGTCCGGCAGCGCGGGGATGATGGACGACACCCCGAGCACGGCCATGAGCGTGACCCCGAATACGAATTGGAGGTTGCGGTCGAGATAGAGCCTGCGCATCAGATGGCCGCGTCAAGGAGCATGTTGTCGCGGTGAACGGCCTCGTCGGAGACCGTGGGACCGATGACGGCAGCCAGCTCGTCGGTGCGTTTGCCTTTGATGCGGTTCAGTTCGTCCGCGGAGTAGTTGGTTTGGCCCACGCCGAGTTCGTTCCCGTCCGTGGTCTTGATGAAAATGAGCGCCCCACGGTCGAAACAGCCTTCGACTGCGGTGATGCCGATGGGCAGGAGCGAGGTCCCCTTGGTCATCAGGGCGTTGGCCGCGCCAGCGTCGACCAGGACTGCTCCGCATGGGTTATCGTGGTAGGCCAGCCAGAATTTTTTGCTGGAGACCACCCGGTCGTCGGGCAGGACGAGGGTTCCGCCCTCGCCGCCGTTCAACACCGCGAGGATGTCGAATTGGCCCTTGCCGGAAACGATCAGGGTGGGGACGCCCAACTGGGCCGCCCGCCGCGCCGCGCGAAGTTTGGAGTACATGCCGCCCGTGCCCACGTTGGTCTTGCCGTCGCACATGGCTTCGAGGTCCATGGATGCGATGTCCTCGATGAGCGGGATGGGCCTGGCGTCCGGGTTGCCGTCCGGGTTCCTGTCGAAGACGCCGTCGGCGGAGGTCAGGTTGATGAAGATGTCGGCGCAGACAAGCCCCAGGCACATGGCGCCGAGGGTGTCGTTGTCGCCGAATTCCAGCTCCCGGGTGGACACGGTGTCGTTTTCGTTGACGATGGGGATGACGCCCCATTCCAGAAGCCGCTCCATGGTGTTGCGGGCGTTGAGGAACCGTTCGCGGAGCTTGAGTCCGCTACGGGTCAGCAAAACCTGGGCCGTGACCTTGCCGTGGCGGGCGAACGCCTCGTCGTAATCGTGCATCAGGCGTCCCTGGCCCACGGCGGAAGCGGCCTGCCGGGAGGCCATGTCCTTGCCGTTGTGCCGTTGCCTGCTGGTCCGTTCGAAGATGCGCTGCCTGCCTGCGGCCACCGCGCCCGACGTGACCAGGACCACGTCGAGGCCCCTGTCGGACAAGGCGGAAATCTGGTCCGCGAGCCGGTTGATTGCGGAATTGTTCAGGCCGTCGCCGGTAGTGACCACTGCGGAGCCGACCTTGATTACCACACGCCGGACGTCGTCGAGGAGATTATCTCTGGTTATGCGCGATTTTGTCATGGGGCGCACGGTACTCCAACTGGTTGCGGCCTGCAAGGAGGGACTTGCCGGGCCAGGACCCGTTCGGCGGCGGGAGGGCGTGTTTTTCCGGCCCATAAAAGGAAGCCCCGGCATATCCGGGGCTGTGTATCGTCGAAAAGCCGCCCGTGCGGGCGGGGGAGGGCTGAGCGTACCGGCGTGACGCCGGGGAGGACTAAGCTTCTTCGAGCAGGGCGAGTTGCCGCCACATTTCGGCAACCAGTTCGTCGATGCCTTCGCCGGTCAGGGCGGAGATGAAGAAGATGCGTTCGCCCGATGCTTCGACCTTGGCCTTCATGTCGGCAAGCTCTTCCTCGGACAGGGTGTCGATCTTGTTGATGACCTTGATCTGCGGCTTGTCTCCCATCTCGGCGTTGTACTGGCGCAGCTCCTGATTGAGCATGGCGTAACCGCCTGCGGGGTCGTCACGGTTGACGTCCTCGGCTGCCAGGATATGGACCAGGAAACGGGTGCGTTCCACATGCTTGAGGAAGGTGATGCCCAGGCCGCGTCCCTCGCTGGCCCCTTCGATGAGTCCGGGGATATCGGCGATGACCATGCGGGTGAAGTCGTCGTTTTCGATGACGCCGAGGTTGGGCACCAGCGTGGTGAACGGGTAGGCCGCGATCTTGGGCCGGGCCGCGGACACCTTGGAGATAAAGGTGGACTTGCCTGCCGAGGGCAGGCCAAGCAGGCCCACGTCGGCCAGGATCTTCAGTTCCAGGCGGATCTGTTTTTCCTCTCCGGGGAAGCCGGGTTCGGCATAGCGCGGAGTGCGGTTGACGGAGGATTTGAAGTGCAGGTTGCCGCGTCCGCCTCGTCCGCCTTCGCAGATGACGATTTCAGTGCCGTCCTCAACCAGGTCGGCAATGAGTTCTTCTCGGGTGGCGCCGTCCTCATCTTCGATGATCTCGAAGACGAGAGTGCCCACGGGCAGATCTACGATCAGGTCTTCGGCGGCTTTGCCGTAACGGTCGCGGCCCATGCCGGGCTGGCCGTTTCTGGCCGCGTAGTGGCGTTTCAGGCGGAAGTCGTAAAGGGAAATCAGCCGTTCGGAGCCGCGAAAAATCACGTCGCCGCCCTTGCCGCCGTCGCCGCCGTCAGGCCCGCCCTTGGGCAGGTTGGCTTCGCGCCGCAGGCTGGCGCAACCGTTGCCGCCCTTGCCGGACGCCACTTTGATGGTCGCTTCGTCTACGAATTTCATGATTTTCCTCTTGCAGCCCTCGATAGGATACGCGTCATTTCAGCACAAAAAACGGGCAGGGAGCAATTGAGCTCCCTGCCCGGCAACTATGCTTGCGCAATCGGGAACTATCCCTCGGCGGGCGTAACACTCACGCGAGTCTTGACGATCTTCTTGCGAGTGAACTTTTCAAATTTGACAACGCCGTCGACCAGGGCGAACAGGGTGTAGTCCTTGCCCATGCCGACACCATCGCCGGGATGAAATTTGGTTCCGAGCTGACGCACGAGGATGTTTCCGGCGAGGACTTCCTGTCCGCCGAAACGCTTCACACCGCGCCGTTGTCCGGCACTGTCGCGACCGTTTCTGGAGCTACCACCAGCTTTCTTATGAGCCATTTTATCCTCCCTTCCAGGCCTTAGGCCTTGATGGAATTGACTTTCAGTTTGGTGTAATCCTGGCGGTGACCCTGAGTCTTGCGAGCGTCTTTCTTGGACAGCTTGTGGAAGACCACGACTTTTTCGCCGCGGAGGTGGCCCAGAACTTCGCACTCGACCTTCGCGCCCTCGACATAGGGGGCGCCGATCATGGTGTCGCCGTCCTTGTCAACCAGGAGAACGGAATCGATGCTCAGCGCGTCGCCGGCATCAGCCTTCAGCAAATCTACATTGAGTTCAAGACCTTCCTCAACGCGGTACTGTTTTCCGCCGGTCTCGATGATAGCGAACATAATAAAAACCTCCAATTCGTAAGAGGAGGCAAACTAGCCGCAATCCTCGGAGGAAGTCAAGCCCCGCGTTGCATTATTTCGCAATTTTTTTATCGTATCACCGTGGGCCGCGTAATATCAACGCTATTCCCGGCTTGCGGAGTCGCGCTTTGTCCGGGCAAGGACAAGAACGTCCACTCCGGCGCAGCCCGCGTGCAGGAGGGTTCGGGCGCATTCCCGCAGGGTTGACCCGGTCGTGTAGACATCGTCCACCAGGAGCACCCGCCTGCCTTCGACCCTGTCCGGGTTGGCGGCGAAGGCTCCTTTGATGTTGGTTTGACGCTCCTTGAAACCGAAGCTGGTTTGGGGCGGGGTGTTCCGGGTGCGTTCAAGGCCGTCGAGCAGAAGGGGGCGTTTCAGCCGCCGGGCCAGCCCCCGCGCGATTTCGGCGCTCTGGTTGAAGCCGCGCCAGGCGAGCCGCCTGCCGTGCAGGGGCACGGGAACCACTGCGTCGGGAGTGCGCGCCCGGCGCGCCTCGAAGGCCTCGATTCCCAGCGTGGCCAGGAGCCGGTTGCGGTCGTACCTGTTTCCGAATTTGTAGCCGATGATGAGTTCGCGCATCCGCCCCGCATAGGGACCGTGAAAATAGAGTTCGTCCCAGGGCGGCGGTTCCAGCCGGCAATCCGGGCACTGACAGGGCGGGTCGCTTTCCCGGCCGGACATGGTGCCGCATGTCGGGCACAGGCCGCCGATGCGCAAGGGCAGTGCCCCGGCGCAGGTTTCGCACAGCGCGCGCGAGCCGTCCGCCATGACGGTGCCGCATACGGGGCAGCGTCCGGCCCCCAGGCCGAGTCCCCGGAAAAGGCGCAGGATTGTTTGGCGCATGGACTCGTCAGGCTTCTTCCAGGGCAGAAATCCAGGCCCGTTCGCCCAGCTCCGCGATGCGCCGTCCGGCGTCGGATTCGACGTGGAGGTCGTCGCGGGTGTCCAGTCCCCTGAACGTCAGGGGGGCGGCCAGGTCCATGTTGAAATTCTGCACGAAGTATTTGAGCGTCAGCCGCGCTCCCTCGAAGAGCTTTTCCCCGGAAGGCTGGCCTGCGACGAGGACAGCATGGGCCGTGCGCCGGGGCAGGTCCGCGAT contains:
- a CDS encoding MFS transporter, with translation MRRLYLDRNLQFVFGVTLMAVLGVSSIIPALPDIMKGLHLGPVQIGLVISAFTLPGVLFSPLVGILADRMGRKVLLVPSLFIFSGFGFACFFAQTMQQLLILRFFQGVGAAPLGVLYSTMIGDLYHGQERGQAMGYNASVLAMGTAGYPALGGFLALLGWNYPFLLPLLAVPLGLSILFFMNTPEPQKTGSLKEYFTDAFRRMKTRETMALFATTLLTFIILYGPLVTYLPILLNHRFSASPATIGLVFLVASGFTGIASFQLGKLTQRFGQRSLLMTAAVLYGLAMALTPYAPSLVMTIPPVICFGLAQGLNIPTVMTMLTTIAPMEQRGAFMAANGLLLRLAQTIAPMIMGGLYALSGMSAVYWGGFVCAVAILVLARLCIVNTVPTSNPPVNSDR
- the proB gene encoding glutamate 5-kinase; the encoded protein is MTKSRITRDNLLDDVRRVVIKVGSAVVTTGDGLNNSAINRLADQISALSDRGLDVVLVTSGAVAAGRQRIFERTSRQRHNGKDMASRQAASAVGQGRLMHDYDEAFARHGKVTAQVLLTRSGLKLRERFLNARNTMERLLEWGVIPIVNENDTVSTRELEFGDNDTLGAMCLGLVCADIFINLTSADGVFDRNPDGNPDARPIPLIEDIASMDLEAMCDGKTNVGTGGMYSKLRAARRAAQLGVPTLIVSGKGQFDILAVLNGGEGGTLVLPDDRVVSSKKFWLAYHDNPCGAVLVDAGAANALMTKGTSLLPIGITAVEGCFDRGALIFIKTTDGNELGVGQTNYSADELNRIKGKRTDELAAVIGPTVSDEAVHRDNMLLDAAI
- the obgE gene encoding GTPase ObgE, encoding MKFVDEATIKVASGKGGNGCASLRREANLPKGGPDGGDGGKGGDVIFRGSERLISLYDFRLKRHYAARNGQPGMGRDRYGKAAEDLIVDLPVGTLVFEIIEDEDGATREELIADLVEDGTEIVICEGGRGGRGNLHFKSSVNRTPRYAEPGFPGEEKQIRLELKILADVGLLGLPSAGKSTFISKVSAARPKIAAYPFTTLVPNLGVIENDDFTRMVIADIPGLIEGASEGRGLGITFLKHVERTRFLVHILAAEDVNRDDPAGGYAMLNQELRQYNAEMGDKPQIKVINKIDTLSEEELADMKAKVEASGERIFFISALTGEGIDELVAEMWRQLALLEEA
- the rpmA gene encoding 50S ribosomal protein L27 is translated as MAHKKAGGSSRNGRDSAGQRRGVKRFGGQEVLAGNILVRQLGTKFHPGDGVGMGKDYTLFALVDGVVKFEKFTRKKIVKTRVSVTPAEG
- the rplU gene encoding 50S ribosomal protein L21, giving the protein MFAIIETGGKQYRVEEGLELNVDLLKADAGDALSIDSVLLVDKDGDTMIGAPYVEGAKVECEVLGHLRGEKVVVFHKLSKKDARKTQGHRQDYTKLKVNSIKA
- a CDS encoding ComF family protein; the protein is MRQTILRLFRGLGLGAGRCPVCGTVMADGSRALCETCAGALPLRIGGLCPTCGTMSGRESDPPCQCPDCRLEPPPWDELYFHGPYAGRMRELIIGYKFGNRYDRNRLLATLGIEAFEARRARTPDAVVPVPLHGRRLAWRGFNQSAEIARGLARRLKRPLLLDGLERTRNTPPQTSFGFKERQTNIKGAFAANPDRVEGRRVLLVDDVYTTGSTLRECARTLLHAGCAGVDVLVLARTKRDSASRE